A genomic segment from [Flavobacterium] thermophilum encodes:
- a CDS encoding glutaredoxin-like protein, YruB-family: MHIRLYTKTNCPLCDKAKAVLTELQADYRFTMEEIDIYEDDALLEKYQLMIPVVELDGEEIGYGMIEKEMVRKRLRQVRNS; encoded by the coding sequence ATGCACATCCGGTTGTACACGAAGACGAACTGTCCGCTTTGCGACAAAGCGAAAGCGGTTTTGACGGAGCTGCAGGCAGACTATCGGTTTACGATGGAAGAGATCGATATTTATGAAGACGACGCGCTTCTCGAGAAATATCAGTTGATGATTCCGGTCGTCGAGCTTGACGGGGAAGAAATCGGGTATGGGATGATTGAAAAAGAAATGGTGAGAAAGCGGTTGCGGCAAGTGCGAAACAGTTGA
- a CDS encoding RNA polymerase factor sigma-54, producing MRAELWQEQRLQLSLTKELVQAIELLQYSAVDLEAFLYEQSLENPFLEIRRTRVRQRPSRTERDQKQWLENIGARAETLVGHLLSQLPALKLADREERIVRYLIASLDEDGYLRVPLAELAARFSASEQEMERGLRLVQSLDPPGVGARDLAECLLLQLERLPERDELAEMIVRYHFVPFAEKSWKTLAKQLGVSLGELQRVFELIRTLEPRPGIHYSSETPPLVVPDVIVVRGAEGDWMAAYNDDIHPELGWNREYERRIAASGDRHAEQFIKEKYRQFTWLAKSLEQRKQTLLHLTAVIIDRQRSCLEFGLSALKPMTMREVAEELGVHESTVSRAVRHKYVQTPFGTIELRRFFSNAATVKETIEVASSAQVKAIIQELIAAEDRQAPLSDQQLADLLHGRYGIAISRRTVAKYREQLRIPSSAKRKQYTGA from the coding sequence ATGAGGGCGGAGTTATGGCAAGAGCAGCGGCTGCAGTTGTCGCTGACAAAGGAACTGGTGCAGGCGATTGAACTGTTGCAATATTCCGCAGTGGATTTGGAAGCGTTTTTATATGAACAGTCGCTGGAAAACCCGTTTTTGGAAATTCGCCGCACCCGGGTGCGGCAACGGCCAAGCCGGACAGAAAGAGACCAAAAGCAATGGCTCGAGAACATTGGCGCCCGCGCAGAGACACTTGTTGGCCATTTGCTTTCTCAGCTGCCTGCGTTGAAGCTGGCCGATCGGGAAGAGCGCATCGTCCGTTATCTCATTGCCTCGCTCGATGAGGATGGCTATTTGCGCGTGCCGCTTGCCGAGCTGGCGGCGCGGTTTTCCGCATCGGAACAAGAGATGGAACGGGGGCTGCGCCTTGTGCAGTCGCTCGACCCGCCGGGAGTCGGCGCCCGCGATTTGGCGGAATGCCTCTTGCTGCAACTTGAACGTCTTCCTGAGCGTGACGAGCTGGCGGAGATGATCGTCCGCTACCATTTTGTCCCCTTTGCGGAAAAGTCGTGGAAAACACTGGCCAAGCAGCTTGGCGTCAGCCTTGGCGAACTGCAACGCGTCTTCGAGCTCATTCGCACACTCGAGCCGCGGCCAGGCATTCACTATTCGAGCGAAACACCGCCTTTGGTGGTGCCGGATGTCATCGTCGTCCGCGGGGCGGAAGGGGACTGGATGGCCGCCTATAATGATGACATCCATCCGGAGCTCGGATGGAATCGGGAGTACGAGCGGCGCATCGCTGCATCCGGCGACCGGCATGCCGAACAGTTTATCAAAGAAAAATATCGGCAGTTTACATGGCTCGCGAAAAGTTTGGAGCAACGGAAACAGACGCTTCTCCATTTGACGGCCGTCATCATCGACCGCCAGCGCTCGTGTTTGGAGTTTGGGCTTTCGGCGCTCAAGCCGATGACGATGCGCGAGGTGGCCGAGGAGCTCGGCGTTCATGAATCGACGGTGAGCCGCGCGGTCCGGCATAAATATGTGCAAACGCCGTTTGGCACGATCGAGCTGCGCCGCTTCTTTTCGAACGCCGCGACGGTCAAGGAAACGATCGAGGTGGCTTCCTCCGCTCAAGTGAAAGCGATCATCCAAGAGCTGATCGCGGCGGAAGACCGACAGGCGCCGCTTTCTGACCAACAGCTGGCCGATTTGCTTCATGGCCGCTACGGCATCGCCATTTCCCGCCGCACGGTCGCCAAATACCGCGAGCAGCTGCGCATTCCTTCTTCGGCGAAACGAAAGCAATACACCGGAGCTTGA
- a CDS encoding putative secretion ATPase, PEP-CTERM locus subfamily yields MYKSFYSLSREPFAKETDPSEAYQGASFQEALRALEYVKRTRGIGLLIGEPGAGKTFALRAWKESLSPSLYHVVYFPLSTGGVMDFYRGLALGLGEEPKYRKVDLFRQIQQAIERLYHERRITPVFILDEMHLAKDAFLQDIAILFNFEMDSTNPFVLMLAGLPHLQGKLRLNQHHPLDQRIIMRYRMGPLEREEVAGYIEHRMKQAGAKHPIFTPSALEAIALQLRGWPRVINTLATTCLLYGYQLKKDAIDEEVVRMAAEEMGY; encoded by the coding sequence GTGTATAAATCGTTTTACTCCCTTTCGCGGGAGCCGTTTGCGAAAGAAACAGACCCGTCCGAGGCGTATCAAGGGGCGTCATTTCAGGAAGCGTTGCGGGCGCTGGAGTACGTGAAACGAACCCGGGGGATCGGGCTGTTGATCGGAGAGCCGGGGGCGGGCAAGACGTTCGCCCTTCGGGCGTGGAAGGAATCGTTGTCCCCTTCGTTGTATCATGTGGTCTACTTCCCGTTATCGACCGGAGGCGTGATGGATTTTTACCGTGGACTGGCCTTGGGATTAGGAGAAGAACCGAAGTACCGCAAGGTAGATCTCTTCCGCCAAATCCAGCAGGCGATCGAGCGATTGTATCATGAACGGCGGATCACGCCGGTGTTCATTTTGGACGAGATGCATTTAGCAAAGGATGCATTTTTACAGGACATCGCCATCTTGTTCAACTTTGAGATGGATTCGACCAACCCATTTGTCTTGATGTTGGCCGGGCTGCCCCATTTACAGGGGAAGCTGCGGCTCAATCAGCACCACCCTCTCGACCAACGGATCATCATGCGATACCGGATGGGGCCGCTGGAGAGGGAAGAGGTGGCGGGCTACATCGAGCATCGGATGAAACAGGCCGGGGCGAAGCATCCGATCTTCACTCCATCGGCGTTAGAGGCGATTGCCCTGCAGTTGCGGGGATGGCCTCGGGTGATCAACACGTTGGCCACGACGTGCCTGTTATACGGGTATCAGCTGAAAAAGGACGCCATTGACGAAGAAGTGGTGCGCATGGCCGCAGAGGAAATGGGGTATTAG
- a CDS encoding Transposase and inactivated derivatives: protein MDESMRHDIALFRYGLIAPLVNGQVEPKAYLNEVGGRVHSIPHQGDKPIAAKTILDWCARYKKGGFDALKPKRRSDRGRSRRLSPDDEDHILALRKEHPTMPVTLFYEQLTKQGDIPTTLSYFTIYRLLKKHNLVGKEILPMPERKRFAYDQINELWQGDLSHGPTIRVHGKAQKTFLIAYIDDCSRLVPYAQFFPSEKFDGLRIVTKEAVLRCGKPKRIYSDNGKIYRSEVLQYACAEMGITLIHTQPYDPQSKGKIERFFRTVQTRFYPLLELNPPKSLDELNERFWKWLEEEYHRKPHASLDGKTPHEVFQSQVERVVWIEDIDWLDAIFLKREHRKVKADGTITLNKQLYEVPPRFIGQSIELRYDERGVYVYEDGRKVAEAVRVRLEDNAYVKRHRSPFAAIPAKEGEHGV, encoded by the coding sequence ATGGATGAATCGATGAGACACGACATCGCGCTGTTTCGGTACGGGCTGATCGCTCCGTTGGTGAATGGCCAGGTGGAGCCCAAGGCGTATTTGAATGAGGTGGGCGGGCGAGTGCACTCGATTCCCCATCAAGGGGACAAACCCATTGCGGCGAAGACGATTCTGGATTGGTGCGCCCGATACAAAAAAGGGGGCTTCGACGCCTTGAAGCCGAAGCGCCGTTCGGACCGCGGCCGCTCCAGACGTCTGTCCCCCGATGATGAGGATCATATTCTAGCATTGAGGAAGGAACATCCCACCATGCCCGTGACCCTATTCTACGAACAACTCACCAAGCAGGGGGACATTCCCACCACCCTCTCATACTTTACTATATACCGATTGTTGAAAAAACACAACCTGGTGGGAAAAGAAATCTTGCCGATGCCGGAGCGAAAGCGTTTTGCGTATGACCAGATCAATGAGCTATGGCAAGGGGACTTATCCCATGGACCCACGATTCGCGTCCATGGGAAAGCCCAGAAAACGTTTTTGATCGCGTATATCGATGACTGCTCGCGGTTAGTGCCATATGCCCAATTTTTCCCTTCGGAGAAGTTTGACGGGCTGCGGATCGTCACGAAGGAAGCGGTGCTTCGTTGCGGGAAGCCGAAACGCATTTACTCGGACAACGGGAAAATTTATCGGTCCGAGGTGCTGCAGTATGCGTGCGCCGAGATGGGGATTACACTCATCCACACCCAGCCGTATGACCCGCAAAGCAAGGGAAAAATCGAACGGTTCTTCCGCACCGTACAGACACGGTTTTATCCACTGTTGGAGCTGAATCCGCCGAAGTCGCTTGACGAGTTGAACGAGCGTTTTTGGAAGTGGCTTGAAGAAGAGTATCATCGAAAACCTCACGCCTCGCTTGATGGGAAAACGCCGCATGAGGTGTTTCAGTCCCAAGTGGAACGAGTGGTGTGGATCGAAGACATCGATTGGCTGGACGCGATTTTTCTGAAGCGGGAGCACCGCAAGGTCAAAGCCGATGGAACGATCACCTTGAACAAGCAGCTGTATGAAGTGCCGCCCCGGTTCATTGGGCAATCGATTGAACTCCGCTATGACGAACGGGGCGTCTATGTGTACGAAGATGGAAGGAAGGTGGCGGAGGCCGTTCGGGTTCGTTTGGAGGACAACGCCTATGTAAAACGCCATCGGTCCCCGTTTGCGGCGATTCCGGCGAAGGAGGGAGAACACGGTGTATAA
- a CDS encoding enterobactin exporter EntS, translating into MKNLLKNFQIGIAEILRLLSTEILMILIPILGINILNLNNSSIGFAISLSSIGFLIFGYIAGLIADSWNRKYMMVTLLLIKSLLFGMFAYLALSSNLTKLNYFLIIFLIGLVIVIIETTLTAWIPDIYSKDELAGINSLLQFSRSSANLLGPALGGVVIGIFGEELTMTFISCSLLISSILMLGIKNSNKVTVERTRKINIIKNIKYILKNNILKSIVLTTSTINFSMSMYGAIVIIFLIKDLKLSESLTGIILSLGGVGALLGSFITPRLIKKFDVLSVMIFGPIIPSFGLLFMGFSYGKAGIFVFITGIIFCYAARSIGSIARMTVQQIILPSHIRGEISGVMMMITWGMIPLGSMVGGLVSDILGLRTVLILAGILLIFSNFWMINSDIRKYRNILSDDQVVL; encoded by the coding sequence ATGAAAAATTTATTAAAAAATTTCCAAATAGGAATCGCAGAAATATTAAGACTTCTATCTACAGAAATATTAATGATTTTAATTCCTATTTTAGGTATCAATATATTAAATTTAAATAACTCATCTATTGGTTTTGCTATTTCTTTATCATCAATTGGATTTTTGATATTTGGTTATATAGCAGGTTTAATAGCCGATTCGTGGAACAGAAAATATATGATGGTAACTCTTCTACTTATTAAATCTCTTCTATTTGGTATGTTTGCATATTTAGCATTATCTTCAAATTTAACTAAGTTAAATTATTTTTTAATAATTTTTTTAATAGGACTAGTCATAGTAATTATAGAAACTACTTTAACAGCATGGATTCCTGATATTTATAGTAAGGATGAATTAGCAGGAATTAACAGCTTACTCCAATTTTCTAGATCTAGTGCCAATTTATTAGGTCCAGCATTAGGTGGAGTAGTTATAGGGATTTTTGGAGAAGAGTTGACAATGACATTTATTTCATGCTCATTATTAATAAGCTCGATTCTAATGTTAGGTATTAAAAATTCAAATAAGGTGACAGTAGAACGCACAAGAAAAATAAACATTATAAAGAATATAAAATATATCTTAAAAAACAATATCTTAAAGTCCATAGTTCTTACTACCAGTACTATTAATTTTTCAATGTCAATGTACGGAGCAATTGTTATCATTTTTTTAATTAAGGATTTGAAGCTTAGTGAATCTTTAACTGGCATAATTTTGTCCTTAGGAGGAGTCGGAGCATTATTAGGGTCTTTTATTACCCCAAGATTGATAAAAAAATTTGATGTGCTGTCAGTTATGATTTTTGGTCCCATCATACCGAGTTTTGGCCTGCTTTTTATGGGATTTTCTTATGGAAAAGCAGGAATATTTGTTTTTATAACAGGTATAATTTTCTGTTATGCTGCGAGGAGTATAGGTAGTATTGCGAGAATGACGGTTCAACAAATTATACTCCCTTCTCATATAAGGGGGGAAATAAGTGGTGTAATGATGATGATAACATGGGGGATGATACCCCTTGGTTCAATGGTTGGAGGTTTAGTGAGTGATATATTAGGGTTGAGAACTGTCTTGATTTTAGCAGGGATACTCTTAATATTTTCAAACTTTTGGATGATAAATTCCGATATAAGAAAGTACAGAAACATACTATCCGATGATCAAGTAGTTTTGTAA
- a CDS encoding glutathione S-transferase, producing the protein MLTLIIGDKQFSSWSMRASIILRERKIPYREIIAGLDWPIKFTKNGIIPIKDKDDYDLPKEPASGCGCQITQLLNIDDTQLIENSIVEHLPRVPILIDPETGAVICDVLAISEYLEENFKDYPSLLSDDIVKRSDIRVFSSHIHADLLPLMSGMSYANSFRKNNQKEIPNDALEQLKETLELLENTLARKKAKGWTGEFLFGDFSLADAMFAPIAQQIRGWNIKVTNNEVNNYLDSLLNRESIKLYLEEAKQPYKLLEEAKENSPTWIARHYRIWEEIRMIHNCENDVYHILEDDVGLLFFNLAFKGYSKEEIAKTVLNEYDVDEKTILKDIEDFFNKIHPNRVVENSLIDVL; encoded by the coding sequence ATGTTGACGTTAATTATAGGGGATAAACAATTTTCCTCTTGGTCCATGAGAGCATCTATTATTCTAAGAGAGAGAAAAATACCTTATAGGGAAATTATTGCTGGACTCGATTGGCCTATTAAATTTACTAAAAATGGAATAATTCCAATAAAAGATAAGGACGATTATGACTTGCCTAAAGAACCTGCATCTGGTTGTGGATGTCAAATAACCCAACTATTGAACATTGATGATACACAGTTAATAGAAAATAGTATTGTAGAGCATTTACCAAGAGTACCTATTTTAATAGATCCCGAAACAGGTGCTGTAATTTGTGATGTTTTAGCTATATCTGAGTATTTGGAAGAAAATTTCAAGGATTATCCTAGCCTTTTGAGTGATGATATCGTAAAGAGAAGTGATATTCGAGTTTTTAGTAGTCATATTCATGCTGATTTATTACCATTAATGAGTGGAATGTCTTATGCTAACTCATTTAGAAAAAATAATCAAAAAGAAATACCTAATGATGCTTTAGAACAGTTAAAAGAGACTTTGGAATTATTAGAGAATACTTTGGCCCGAAAAAAAGCAAAAGGTTGGACAGGGGAATTTTTATTTGGAGACTTCTCTTTAGCTGATGCAATGTTTGCACCAATTGCTCAACAAATTCGAGGATGGAATATAAAAGTTACAAATAACGAAGTCAACAACTATTTAGATTCATTGCTTAATAGGGAATCCATAAAATTATATTTAGAGGAAGCGAAACAACCATATAAATTACTGGAAGAGGCAAAAGAAAATTCTCCTACTTGGATTGCAAGACACTATAGAATTTGGGAAGAAATAAGGATGATTCATAATTGTGAAAACGATGTATATCATATTTTAGAAGATGATGTGGGTTTATTATTCTTTAATTTGGCATTTAAAGGATATTCTAAAGAAGAGATAGCAAAAACTGTTTTAAATGAGTACGATGTCGATGAAAAAACGATATTGAAAGATATAGAAGATTTCTTCAATAAGATACATCCGAACAGAGTTGTAGAAAATAGCTTAATTGATGTTTTGTAG